In Hemicordylus capensis ecotype Gifberg chromosome 4, rHemCap1.1.pri, whole genome shotgun sequence, the genomic window cacagcccccctcacctcagagatctctccaccctcacctgagccgcactcctgctcctcctcctccatccagttgcttccatccccttcacccctccatccctttactccatccccctcaccccttttggtcatggctgcagcgttgctggcacctagtggccaagctgcagccccctatccccagagacctccccaccttcatCTGCTTCtccacacaggagcagcagcagcagcagcagttgaccgggccctttctCACTACCACCACTGCAACGGctacttgttcccctcaggctgctgacaggcctgggcctgtcccttgcctgcctgcctgcctctgccaatggccttgatagctccaaacagcagcagtggttgattccttgctgccaataagtgccgccatggctgcttgttcccctcaggctgttgACAGACTTGGGCCCAtcttccctccttttttctctcttcctcagccttcttttcctctccttctctctcttccacttgcctttcccctctgtctttcttctcctcccttctttttttctgtctttctctccttctctcccttcctgagtcaacagatcttgttcatcctgtttcctcatctaattcacataatggcagcctccttctcctgaaggggctctttccaccctcatgacccctctcttccctatcccttgcccactatccttttatagatatagattcctctcctgtACAGTCAAGaatatcttccgaccagtaacagttgcattcaaactgaccttaaccatcacaagcttctcctccctatgtgcatatggaatccccactgcccaatcaccatggtgcttctgctctcacaggctcctcctccctatatgcatatggaatctccactgcgggattagccacaggtacaccatATATATATGTCACCATATTTAAGATAAAATCACCCTGTACAGCTGGCACAGGAGATGCATGTCTAACTCAGATTCAAGATGTGAGGCATGCTTTTTGATGTCCTTAAAGCTGAAATGTGTGTGCTGTGTACAGGTTGCCCAGCTATATTTATGTCTTCTGAGTCTGAGCATAAAAATGCACACCTCCTCTAGCCTTTTGTCTGAAGGATGCTGTTAAGTCAAGCTCTTAAGTTCCATTCAAGGCTAGGTGCCTTACAGCCCAATTCCATGCAAAATTTGGCATGCCTACGCACATTGAAATAAGTAAGTGTAGGTTAGTCTATCTCTTCATAGTATCAGGCAGCACAAATATTTTGACTGCTATATCATTTTCAGGAAGTGAACTAAATATGATGCTAAATCTGATTCCCccaaatcaccttgcccagcctcCTGAACAATTCTGAGCCTCTTGCCGTCTTCTACTCTCACAGCGTGACAGGTTACATCCATGCAGAAACTACTTTGCAGCcaaagaccaaaaagaaaaaagaatgtgcATAGAAATGGCACTTTGGAAAACAAAATTTGACACTATATAATTTAGATGTGTTGCTCTAGAGTGATATAGAAAAATATGTAGAAAAGGAGAGAACTAGGATACAATTGAGAAATATGTCTTTCAATGTGATTGAATCTAATTCTCATGAAAATGAGGAACACTCCCTCTGGCTAAATGCTTGTGGACGTGTCTGAAATTCTGAATACAATTCTAGAAATACACTTTCCCCCTAAATTAAGAGTATACCTGAGTAGTGATTTTTCCTGCCCATTCATTAATTTGGCTAAAGTTCTGTAAAATGTCTCATATATTGTTAAATATGTATAACATTATTCTCATCACCTAGATGACAAAAGATAAGACTTTTATtaattactagtatttttaagcccgttatgataacgggcgctagctttctatcccgtcttttctgtctctctctctctgtttctgtctctttttcccccccttgtcccctctctctttttgtttttgttgttgttgttgtctctgtttttgttcttccttattttgcttatactttgggggtgtgtgtgtggatgaataacggccaaaatggcccatgagaaggtggccgcccccgcctatcgccctcccgcgcacccagctgccggagcccaccttacccgctccagcccgaaggagaagagaggaactcgggaacagagctactctctgtgttaagctgctgcctatactgtcgcaatggacgcaataggcgtcctttgcatccatagcggcagtttgagcagtgacttagcacagagaggagctctgctcgtgagctcctctcttttccctcgggctggagcgggtaaggtggtcttcggcagctgggtgggcgggagggcgataggcgggggcggcgaccttctcatgggccattttggcccttaatcttttttgggggggagcggggaaggtgattttgggcagctgggagggcgggtgagcaggcgggggcgacggctgtgagcgggcgggggcctcgttggcggctttgccgccacctcacccagcttccctgtcccccgtcttggtcttcccccaccgccattgccctcgcctttttcagggcggccgcttctggttgcctcggcctcctctcgccgtgccgcagctcatggccgaggcggcggctctaccgccgcctcggccactttcccccgccgccacacaccggctaatggccgcccgtggctgtgggacactggtgtctgcagtcctgtgtcccttgggctcttctgggcctgcgcttcgcgcaggcccagaacagcccagggaggcagggacgcagatccccaacgttccaaagccacggccactcacttagccttttattatataggattaatATTAATTCATAGATATTCAGCATCCTAATTCCTGCAAAACAGTTTGCCTTTCACCTATCAGTTTTGAATGCTGGTATTTTTTTAACGTTATACTTTATTCCATCTTGGATATATCCACTGCACAggtctctcaccccaccccccaaaaaatgtgtgtgttctcCCAGCCAAGACTTACCTATACCCAACGGGAAGTAATACATTAGATGAAATAATCCAGTATACTAGACATTAGCCATCTAATTAATCTTGCTTGCCGTGTCTAGAAAATTATAGATGGCTTAAAACTTTGAAAATACACTTAAACCTATCAAAAATAGCTGTTTAAAATATCTGTTTCCACATAATTAAAgctatttttaaattatatttttataaatgCCAAGTACAAATAGATAAAAAGTGGTAAACCATGGTATAAAAAGAAAGAGACATTTTTCAAGAAAATGTATTTGCAATTCAACTGATCATATAAAagcataaattaaaaaaaaagtttatataTTTTATGTGCTATGGTTTCACTATTCATTCAGCTACATTCCAGAATACTGTAAGAGAGTTCAGGGCACATTGTCCTTGAGTGCACAGTAACCATAACTTTTACACTGAAGTCACTCTCATAACAACTTCTCCAGAGCTGTTGTCTTCTGATGAATCCTCCTGGGGTCTCATTCTGTTGAAGAGATGCAGCAAAACATAGCCACATTGAAATCTTGGTGAAGTTAACTGTGTGGGATGAACTAAACTTCGGTTTCTAAATGCATTTAGTGGTAACCACAAAGTCCTAGCCGCTGAGGATTCTCCCCGGTTACTCTCTTCGATGTCTGTGGCTTTGTCATAATTTAATACATCCCAGTGCAGATTGACAGCCCTCCAGCGTTTAAATACTCTGCAGACTGAGGCACCTTCATGCACAATAAGTCCTGCAATTAAAGGAAACAAATTATTCAAATCCTCAGATTCTTCTGTCAAGCAAACCTATTTTGAAAGCAAGTGCCATTAGGGTGCAATTGCTAGATTACACCGTTAAGCCAAACTGCCTGGATCATAAATGTTTGAGGCCCTGTGCAGATGACCAGCTTACCAAATCCCTCTCCAGATGGACCATGGTTACAGTGATTGTCAGACAAATTCTGCCCATGGTTGGAATCATGGGGCAGCCCAGCCTTTAGGGGTGTGGAGAAACGGTTCGAATaaaacctggtttgatttgaactgactCGGTTAGaccagtttgaactcgaaccagccTGTACCCCCAAAAGAGGGGgcaggtctgagtttgaaccaaataGGGCCTCgcccagttcagcccagttcgagtgccttgcttgtaaaggggaatccggtaagggttccctttacaagcaaagggggattccctacctAAAAAGAGGTtcaggagcaggtgagagggaaCTTACCAGCTGCTGTTGTGGTGGCTGTGGCTCCTCAGTGGTGGCAGCTCTGCAGTGGCGGCCCCTCTCGGCCCCACCGGTGCTCTCCCCCACATCACAGGCTGGCGGGTGGCCCacttctggcctccatgcatgagcAGAGGAGCATGTGCAGGGGGGAGCTCCAGTGGGACCGAGAGGGGCACCACCATGGCGGAGCAGAGGACTCACTGCcacagccagtaaggtgccctcttgcctgccTCATCAAACCCCCTTTTTAGGTAGGGAATCCTTCTTTGATTGAGAGGGATTGTAGAGTGTAGAGGGCTTGTAGAATGCCTACAAGCAAGGCACTCAAACCgggttgaactgggccaaaccattCGACCCGGTTCAACAGCATGAACCGAACTgaactgagccagcgtggtgtagtggttagagtgctggactaggaccagggagacccaagttcaaatccccattcagccatgagacttgctgggtgactctgggccagtcacttctctctcagcctaacctacctcacaaggttgttgtgaagagaaacgtatgtagtacactgttctgggctccttggaggaagagcaggatataaatgtaataataataataacaactacaATAACAATAACTGCTGGCTGGTTCTAAGGAATCGGTTTGTGGGCTGGCAGTTtagtttgaatttgatttgaatttgaactgaaccgcacAGCAGGTAGGCAGGGTGTGCATcaatgcaggggcatggcttcaGGGTGCACTCTTAGTACACTGAACAccatccctgctttttaaaaatagaatatcTGTAGTGGGCTCAATTTTCTTCCACATTTTTGCATGGACATCTGTAGCACTGAAAATGTAGTGTGACTTTTTTTCTGTCATGCTGCTGCATTCTAGCATGTGGTAAAGGTTGGGGTCCTCTCAGGTGGCAAGGTTTCCCCACATGTACCACTTGCTAAACTGGTTGTCTGTTTTAGTAATCCCTGGTAGCTGACATTGAGTGGGGAAGGTATTTCTCTGAGCCAGAGTATCTCATAACTAGAGTTGTATTccctgctttttctccaaggtgttttgttttaaaatttaagatTTCTATTCCAAGTATTGTTGATatgttttaaaagatttatttcatttcattttaaagatTTGTATCACACCCCtacagtgcaatactgctcagagtggctcacaataataaagcaatataaaatgaatgaaacaCAGTTAAAAGtacccaattaaaaccagtttttcaaactaaaaaccaactaaaacagacaatttaaaattttaaaagcctctttaaacacagagaaatactcgctatttttttttttgagatGTTTTAATAGCCACAAGTTCTGGTGTGTATAAATAAATCTCCTGCTCGCTTTATTGGCAGACTATGAAAACTGGCTGTGTATTGCTGGAATGCACTTGGCAGGAACtgaaaggaaggactttttcccTTAAAAAGTCTATGGGTGGAGTCTTGCTCTAGCCTATAATCAAAAGGTTCTAAATTTAACCCCATAATGGTCAGATGACTACAGTGTgaggacttttttttaaagttagaaacCATAGTCATATCTCTTAAGTTAGGGTTCTGTGGGTGCTGCATGACTTGTGGGCcagatggtgtgtgtgtaggaaaaTATTTTGACTTCTTTTGAAAGAATGCTAATATCTATGAACAACCCATAAAACTGTGAGAACAGATTAACCTACTTCTTCTCTAAATTAATTACCAGGAAGTAGCGACAAAACAATACACTGCTGCAATGTGAGGAGGGAAAGGGCCGGGAAGTAAGGTCTTTACAACACAGCAAGAGAACTAGTCAGTACCTAGGGGTGGAGCAACAGCAACCACAGAATACTAGGCCCCCAGCCACCACCTGTGCTGCACTTCACCACacatttcaagaaatggacacactTCCCCACATTTACCATCTGGTAAGCTGGTCATCTGTATTGGCCTGAGATCCTATGTATAGCTGATCTATTAAAATGACTTAGATACAGATATTTTGTTTTAGATAGCTTGTGGATTACACTATCAATAAACAAGAGAACAAACATGAAGGTTTCACTTAAACTACCACATATATTTCATTGCACTCAGTATCTCCAATCAGCATACATTTAGGGATCATTATCTGTTATTAACTTTATTCAGTATGAATTATTAATTTAGCAATGGCATTATACAAATAGGGGACAAATTTAGGGGGATTTCTTGACAATAAACATCAGTGCAGGGCAGTACAATTACATGTCATTTATTCATAAACCAAATATTTTTCCATAATAAAAACTGAGTGATTATAGTAAAGGAGTAAAATTTCTAACGATCAGGTTCAGCATAATTTTTACTGAATATTATATATTGCATAATTATTGTGATATCTCAAATCTTCTCTACAATATCAGGAAACCAGAAACTCAAAATTAGTCTTACTGAAGCAAAACAGTGGTATCTTTAATCTGAATTGAGATTATGTGTTAATACATCTATATCTATTATCAGTCCAACTGAAATGAATTAGGCCAATAAAAGGTTTCTTCCTCTTTGGATCTTGCATTTGGATCTTCAAGGCAACCACTGATGTTGGTAAACTCATACTAGACTGGGCAGAAATGTTTTCAAACTGGTTGGAATGTCTTCTTAAACACTTTGGGGAACTACTAAAAAAAATGGTTAAAAGGTTCAACCAATTATACCTAGAAATCTCTAGCCTTTAAACTTAATAGTACAATCTATAAGGATTGAATTGTTCTACCTAGAAAGTGTAAATAAGACtaaaatacaatggctgacatccagagcaacagcaCACTTGTGGAAGGATGTTGGGTCCTCCACTGTTGCGCTAAGTCTGAAGCTTGTGCTCCAGGCTAGTgttgtgctaccacaagcatgcttaACATGCCCTTtaaattttaatgggactactttgagtacttTCCCTCATCATATCAGCCAAGATTTATACCTTGCCTTTCTGTCCATCAAGGACCAACATGgcagccagtggtggctggttCAGGCACCGCCACCGAGTGGGGGGGGCACCTCTAAGTGTAAATTAGTGGGCACTTACCTCCCATCCCACCACACTTGAAAGCTCTTCTCAGCAGCACCACAGCACCCAGCAGGTGGTTcggctccgccactcagctggcctttgCACATATGTAGAAGACAtttgctggccacgcaaatggcctccatcagtggagtggtggagctgattcTCTGCCACAGCGGGTGCTGGGCGGTGCACCGTTGCTGAGAAGAGCTTTTGGGTGTGGTGGCATggcaggtaagcacctactaatttacacttaatgGCGCCTGCACCAGCCACTGATGGCAGCTAACAACAAtgtgaataaaaacaaaaatactcaatcaatcaatcaatcaatcaatcattattaTTACACTAACTGGCCAAAAGAATAAATTCTGACAGTATGCCAATTACAACTAAAATATCAAGcagcaaatacaaaatacaatggaGACATCAGAAGACAACAAAGCATGTTGGGTTATCACTGGGCCAAACACCCTGTGAAAAAGCCTATAGATAGATTATTTGACGGAGAGCATCCCAGAGTCTGGGTGCCACCACTGGAAAGACTCTAGCTCAGGCAttctcaaactgcggccctccagatattgctgaactacaattcccatcacccccagctacaatgtattgtggctgggatgatgggaattgtagttcatcaacatctggagggccgcagtttggggatgtctGCTCTAGCTTGTGTAACCATTTGTTGACCTCACATGGCAGGGGGTAACAAAGCAGGCTTGCAGATGATGATctgagtgagtgggtgagtgGGAATTCCTTATTAAATGTATGGATGATTAAAAGCTTTTAATCATGATTTAGAGAAGCTCACAGAGACTAAAGCTAAGAATTCCTCCTCTGTGGTTTCTGTTTGCTCCTAAAGAAACAGACATCCATATCTGCTGGAAAAGAACCACAGAACACTAACAGCAGGTATACTTTTATCACAAACATAAGAGAAAGAAAGATATTAATTAGAGGGAAGTCCCAAATTATCTCTTGCCACTTTTACCAACAAAGATGAATGAGCTTACCTATGCACACTAGATCCATAAAACCATACATTCCATAGCAGATTTGGAAAAGGAGGTCTTTTCTTTGCCATACCGCATAAGGACTGAAGGCAGACCACAGAAGCCAAGTCACACTTGCTACTAAGAACAGTGACCCCAAAATTACAGCAATCATCTGTACTTTCTCAACCAGAGTTACAGTAATGCTTTGCCACTAAAAGGAAGAAAAGGTAGTATGAGATAAAATGTTTACAAAAATATTCAAAGTCTACTTTGACTACCCATTGTTGGAGATTTTATTGTGCAATTTCTGTTATTAGTAGTTTATTAGCAATAATTATTGGTAAGGAAAGCTTTGATTTGTCCAAACTTTTGTATAGGCTTTAACAGAGATAAATAGAAAGATAGGCCTCTGTCTTCAAAAGTGACCTTGCAGAAGTTTGCAAGTCAGAAGCTGTCTGAGTGGGAAATTTCATAAGTAAAGCAAATAGGTAGTGAAGTAACACAGGCTAATAGCTAAACGCTGGAGGAGATTTCAACATGGatacacaaaacaaaaaacaaaaaaaccccacagacaTCCTGCAAGTTGACACATGGAACATAATAAAATCTGGGAAATTCCTGGAGTGTAAAATGCTCATGACTAGGTGAGAGGTCCAATGAGAAGAAAGTTAACAGCTATGGCCATAGAAAGGGTATTGGATTGTACAGGGGCCTTGGATTTGACTGGAAGTCTGAGCATCTTTAGCCGGCTGAATTACCTTGTTTCTGTTGCAACCTTTCCTTGATTTATGGTAAGCCTGAATAAACCATTTGAAGGGGAACAGTAAGGATCTGATCGTTTTCTTGGAGTCATCAGAGTAAACACCTATAaagactttggggctattctcacgatctgcaaaaatcgggctaggagagccaagcccgatttttgcagatcataagaaccaccaggctcggctgcgagcctggtggttctagagcgggtaacccgctcaagaacccctgccttaaaaccaggtttgcggagcgagcactccacaaacctgattTTGTAGATCGTGAATAGCCACGCCGCGACTTCGTGCCGCAGCTACTTATGatgagacccctggaggggaggcgaaaagctgcctcccagctccaggggtctcaccagcatgccctgcacacttgcgcagggcatgctggagcttgcaggggctgatcggcccccgctcccaccagcccccgccggctctgccacggagccggcgaccatgtgggcggctgatccggccgcccagtgctccctccctgctcgtgtgcggggagagcaggcttagcccactctccccgcacactagAAGAAACtcggtctcactgatcgtgagacctggtcctttATCTTCTGAACCAAAATGTCTCTTCTGAGGTTGTGGCCAAGCCCAGAAAAATAcacttaaattatttaaataaaatctCGTACCATGAAAACATTTCCAGAGCCCCTTTACATGGGTGCATGCATGTTGTGGCGCTTTTTGTATTCATATCTGAGTAacaatccccccttccctctcacCACACCAATTCTGCTTAAACTTAGGAACTTTAAATAACCACTTGGAGTGTCATAcacaggggcataccaaggttgaagtgggccctaaaACAAGGAACAAGCTGAGAGTCTTGAGAGTCTGAAGCTGAGAACAAGGAACAAGCTGAGCCCCTGAGCCCCCACCTTCatttcctctttctccctctccccatgtCTTTACTGCAGAAGATGTAGAATGAacctggtgaaaaacaaaacattcttgacatctctcttctctctctcctatgcaaataatatcacacactccccacagaagCCAGCAGCTTGTCATTGagtcaggaaagcaggagaggagagcaaagaacaggctgtttcccagccagtgaACCCTGctccctcatgggcccagggacattcgtccactcttgttcaattatagctatgcctctggTCACACAGAAATCCTCTGCTCTTTGGTGGGAATGAAAGTTTAAATACTTGTGGCAAACCTGGATCGCTATAAACACTTTTCTGGATTTGGATCGATATTGTTTTATTTCAGAACCATTTCCTACATAATTTTGTAGCCCTGAGCTACAAAAGGTGTACAATATAAATCTCTACttacaaatgaaaataaatataaatatttttttcagaagtaagccccactatgCTCAATGAAAAGTTctactttccctcctaccttgcttccacacagtcacttctacccagggtttcctcctaccttgcttccacacaactgaaaattgggaacacacacagctcccaaacccaggtagaacacagtttttgattgtgtgaatgacctcacatgTTTAAGCAACTACCGTGGCACTGTGCAAGTCTGCTGATGTGACTTGCAAAGGTGGGGAGGCTTCATGGTTATTAAAGAGTATGTCCTCACACTCCTGTTGCTACATCCATTGGAATAATGGCGGTAGCAGTGTGAGTGTGAGGATGCACTCCCTATTAGGCATGGAGGCTCCTCACTTTTCATCAGCGGGGTTTAAAGTGCCGCGGAAGCAGCTAATGTACCT contains:
- the MARCHF11 gene encoding E3 ubiquitin-protein ligase MARCHF11 isoform X1 gives rise to the protein MSCGGGSGGGSLGAGELQRDPAPLSEPPPPPPGVAAAGEATEVPPGPGPSGCSAEAAGGAGQGEKPETRSVCSNSSGEAGGGGTGPICKICFQGAEQKKKMKDGSLSQKDLQSKKKHKGKLLNPCRCDGSVRYTHQLCLLKWISERGSWTCELCCYRYHVIAIKMKRPCQWQSITVTLVEKVQMIAVILGSLFLVASVTWLLWSAFSPYAVWQRKDLLFQICYGMYGFMDLVCIGLIVHEGASVCRVFKRWRAVNLHWDVLNYDKATDIEESNRGESSAARTLWLPLNAFRNRSLVHPTQLTSPRFQCGYVLLHLFNRMRPQEDSSEDNSSGEVVMRVTSV
- the MARCHF11 gene encoding E3 ubiquitin-protein ligase MARCHF11 isoform X2, whose product is MSCGGGSGGGSLGAGELQRDPAPLSEPPPPPPGVAAAGEATEVPPGPGPSGCSAEAAGGAGQGEKPETRSVCSNSSGEAGGGGTGPICKICFQGAEQGKLLNPCRCDGSVRYTHQLCLLKWISERGSWTCELCCYRYHVIAIKMKRPCQWQSITVTLVEKVQMIAVILGSLFLVASVTWLLWSAFSPYAVWQRKDLLFQICYGMYGFMDLVCIGLIVHEGASVCRVFKRWRAVNLHWDVLNYDKATDIEESNRGESSAARTLWLPLNAFRNRSLVHPTQLTSPRFQCGYVLLHLFNRMRPQEDSSEDNSSGEVVMRVTSV